The following proteins are co-located in the Mycolicibacterium goodii genome:
- the tilS gene encoding tRNA lysidine(34) synthetase TilS — MDRSRAVDTLRRAMAECAAQVEGENWCVALSGGPDSLALTAIAATERPTTALIVDHGLQAASRAVAETARQQALSVGCVAARIIPVVVGRSGGPEAAAREARYTALRAARDGAPVLLGHTLDDQAETVLLGLGRGSGPRSIAGMRPHDPPWHRPLLGIRRAVTHAACEELGLKPWHDPHNFERRFTRTRLRLDVLPLLEEVLGGGVAEALARTATALREDTDTLDQIAAQALESAQTSTPGLGVDKLASLPDAVRRRVIRAWLLANGGTDLTDVQIRGVDRLVTAWRGQGGVAVGSNLARQRLFVGRRDGELVLYTEPV; from the coding sequence ATGGATCGATCGCGTGCTGTAGACACGCTGCGGCGGGCGATGGCCGAGTGCGCAGCGCAGGTCGAGGGCGAGAACTGGTGCGTGGCGCTCTCCGGTGGGCCGGACTCGTTGGCGCTCACCGCGATCGCCGCGACCGAGCGTCCCACCACGGCACTCATCGTCGACCACGGGTTGCAGGCCGCGTCACGCGCCGTGGCCGAGACCGCGCGGCAGCAGGCCCTGTCGGTGGGATGCGTCGCCGCCCGGATCATCCCGGTGGTCGTCGGCCGTTCCGGCGGACCGGAGGCCGCCGCGCGGGAGGCGCGCTACACCGCGCTGCGCGCCGCGCGGGACGGGGCCCCCGTGCTGCTGGGGCACACGCTCGACGATCAGGCCGAGACCGTGCTGCTGGGGCTGGGACGAGGATCGGGGCCGCGGTCCATCGCGGGCATGCGCCCGCACGATCCGCCGTGGCACCGCCCCCTGCTGGGCATCCGCCGCGCCGTCACGCACGCCGCGTGCGAGGAGCTCGGGCTCAAACCGTGGCACGACCCGCACAACTTCGAACGTCGGTTCACCAGAACCCGGCTGCGCCTGGACGTGCTGCCGCTGCTCGAAGAGGTGCTCGGCGGGGGCGTGGCCGAGGCGCTGGCACGCACCGCGACCGCGCTGCGCGAGGACACCGACACACTCGATCAGATCGCGGCGCAGGCACTGGAATCCGCACAGACATCGACCCCGGGCCTCGGCGTCGACAAACTCGCGTCGCTCCCGGATGCCGTGCGGCGCCGAGTGATCCGGGCCTGGCTGCTGGCCAACGGCGGAACCGACCTGACCGATGTCCAGATCCGCGGCGTGGACCGGTTGGTCACCGCATGGCGCGGGCAGGGCGGCGTCGCGGTCGGCTCGAACCTGGCACGGCAGCGGTTGTTCGTGGGCCGCCGCGACGGCGAGTTGGTGCTCTACACCGAACCGGTGTGA
- a CDS encoding carboxymuconolactone decarboxylase family protein, whose protein sequence is MTLTTRQQQLKEDFVRIRGTWGEPWEAILRLDPEFLEAYTAFSSVPWRDGHNHLDDKTKEFMFIAVDAAATHMYSPGVRQHIKAAFDAGATPNEIMEVLELTSTLGIHAMNIGVPLLVQVLVEKGLRTGPAPLDANQERIKAEFTENRGYWHTFWDDMLELDPDLFEAYTNFSSVPWKTGTLAPKVKELVYIAFDTAATHLYVPGLKLHIENAIGYGATAGEILEVMEIASVLGIHAATTAAPILVEEAEKAGFELEPHTGSV, encoded by the coding sequence ATGACCCTGACCACGCGCCAACAGCAGCTCAAAGAAGACTTCGTCCGCATCCGTGGTACCTGGGGCGAGCCGTGGGAGGCCATCCTGCGGCTTGATCCCGAATTCCTGGAGGCCTACACGGCGTTCTCGTCGGTGCCGTGGCGCGACGGGCACAACCACCTCGACGACAAGACCAAGGAATTCATGTTCATCGCGGTCGACGCCGCGGCCACGCACATGTACTCCCCCGGTGTGCGTCAGCACATCAAGGCCGCGTTCGACGCGGGCGCGACGCCGAACGAGATCATGGAGGTGCTCGAGCTCACGTCGACGCTCGGCATCCACGCGATGAACATCGGTGTGCCCTTGTTGGTTCAGGTGCTCGTCGAGAAGGGTCTGCGGACCGGTCCGGCGCCGCTCGACGCGAACCAGGAGCGGATCAAGGCGGAGTTCACCGAGAACCGCGGGTACTGGCACACGTTCTGGGACGACATGCTCGAACTCGACCCCGACCTGTTCGAGGCGTACACCAATTTCTCCAGCGTGCCGTGGAAGACCGGAACGCTCGCACCGAAGGTCAAGGAACTCGTCTACATCGCGTTCGACACCGCCGCGACCCACCTGTATGTCCCCGGCCTGAAGCTGCACATCGAGAACGCGATCGGCTACGGCGCCACGGCGGGCGAGATCCTCGAGGTGATGGAGATCGCCAGCGTCCTCGGTATCCACGCGGCCACCACGGCCGCCCCGATCCTGGTGGAAGAAGCCGAGAAGGCCGGTTTCGAACTCGAACCTCACACCGGTTCGGTGTAG
- a CDS encoding NAD(P)-dependent oxidoreductase, which yields MSDTGPQEALTIGFIGLGRMGSPMARLLIKGGHRVLGFDLAQQARAHLTEAGGTAVHSAGAAAAADVVILMLPDSKVVTSVLGDDAVTAALAPGTIVIDMSSSEPVRTRELADELAQRRIHLVDAPVSGGVRGAEAGTLTIMVGGDADIVDRVTGVLELLGRPVRAGGVGAGHAVKALNNLMSATHLWVTSEAMIAGQKFGLDPEVMLSVFNGSSGRSGSTENKWPNFILPGGFDSGFGLRLMLKDMKIATALARAVGVEPTLGDEAVELWARAAEDLDPDADHTEVARWIASTTN from the coding sequence ATGTCTGACACCGGCCCTCAGGAAGCGCTGACCATCGGGTTCATCGGGCTCGGCCGGATGGGCAGCCCCATGGCGCGGCTGTTGATCAAGGGCGGGCACCGGGTGCTTGGCTTCGACCTCGCGCAGCAGGCGCGCGCTCACCTGACCGAAGCCGGTGGCACCGCGGTGCATTCGGCCGGTGCGGCCGCGGCCGCCGATGTCGTGATCCTGATGCTGCCGGATTCGAAGGTCGTCACGTCGGTGTTGGGCGACGACGCCGTGACCGCCGCGCTGGCGCCCGGCACCATCGTGATCGACATGAGCTCCTCCGAACCGGTGCGTACCCGCGAACTCGCCGACGAATTGGCACAACGCCGAATTCATCTCGTCGACGCGCCGGTCTCCGGCGGCGTGCGCGGCGCCGAAGCGGGGACGCTGACGATCATGGTCGGCGGCGACGCCGACATCGTCGACCGCGTCACAGGGGTGCTCGAGTTGCTCGGCAGGCCGGTGCGGGCCGGTGGCGTCGGTGCGGGCCACGCGGTCAAGGCGCTCAACAACCTGATGTCGGCGACGCATCTGTGGGTCACCAGTGAGGCGATGATCGCCGGGCAGAAGTTCGGTCTCGACCCCGAGGTGATGCTGTCGGTGTTCAACGGGTCGAGCGGCCGGAGCGGTTCGACCGAGAACAAGTGGCCCAACTTCATCCTGCCCGGCGGGTTCGACTCCGGGTTCGGCCTGCGACTGATGTTGAAAGACATGAAGATCGCCACCGCGCTGGCTCGTGCGGTGGGCGTCGAACCCACCCTGGGCGATGAGGCGGTCGAGCTGTGGGCCCGCGCGGCCGAGGATCTGGACCCGGACGCCGACCACACCGAGGTCGCGCGGTGGATCGCCTCGACAACCAACTGA
- the pcaC gene encoding 4-carboxymuconolactone decarboxylase, whose product MTSEGTHAESYERGIKNRKEVLGDAHVQRSLDAVTEFSRPIQELVTEYCWGEVWSRDGIDRKTRSLLNLATLTALNRMHELGVHVRGAINNGVTPAQIQEVLIQSAIYVGVPAALESFRVAERVLKEMEIDV is encoded by the coding sequence ATGACCAGCGAGGGCACGCACGCCGAGAGTTACGAGCGCGGCATCAAGAACCGCAAGGAGGTGCTCGGCGACGCGCACGTGCAACGCTCACTCGATGCGGTGACCGAATTCTCCAGGCCGATACAGGAACTGGTGACCGAGTACTGCTGGGGTGAGGTGTGGTCACGCGACGGCATCGACCGCAAGACCCGCTCGCTGCTCAACCTCGCGACGCTGACCGCGCTCAACCGCATGCACGAACTGGGTGTGCACGTGCGCGGGGCGATCAACAACGGTGTGACGCCCGCGCAGATCCAGGAGGTGCTCATCCAGTCGGCCATCTACGTCGGTGTGCCCGCCGCACTCGAATCCTTCCGGGTCGCCGAACGCGTACTCAAGGAGATGGAAATCGATGTCTGA
- a CDS encoding cupin domain-containing protein, translating to MIITPARSQAGVAGKPGSQFTGAAYPYLTMPATDGVTINTVNFTPGARTHWHFHEHGQILQVLAGRGLIQADGGPVHVLRAGDTVWAPPGERHWHGAAPDSFMVHTAISLGTTSWQIAVTDDEYTAPTSEVTA from the coding sequence GTGATCATCACCCCCGCGCGTTCGCAGGCAGGCGTGGCAGGCAAACCCGGTTCGCAGTTCACCGGCGCCGCATACCCGTACCTGACCATGCCCGCGACCGACGGTGTCACGATCAACACCGTGAACTTCACGCCGGGGGCCCGTACCCACTGGCACTTCCACGAGCACGGCCAGATCCTGCAGGTGCTGGCCGGGCGCGGGCTCATCCAGGCCGACGGTGGGCCGGTCCATGTGCTGCGGGCGGGCGACACCGTGTGGGCGCCTCCCGGCGAACGCCATTGGCACGGCGCGGCTCCCGACAGCTTCATGGTGCACACCGCGATCTCACTGGGCACCACGTCATGGCAGATCGCGGTGACCGACGACGAATACACCGCACCGACAAGCGAGGTGACCGCATGA
- a CDS encoding NAD(P)-dependent oxidoreductase, giving the protein MSTPNIGFIGLGNMGGRMTACIVRAGRQVLGFDTRQGAAEEVGATPAPTAADVVAKSDLVLLSLPDSAVVEAVVYSDPGFLEAIRHGQIIVDLSTSAPASTRRIAADVAARGATLLDAGISGGAAAAEKGTLTLMVGGDTSALETARPVLELFADKIFLCGDSGAGHTVKLLNNFLNAVTLSATAEVMVAAKKADLDLKTVLDVINASSGVSFASLNRFPKIIQGDYLKGGLTNTLMLKDVATYLDLVAQLGVASLNAPGPVAAFGLARQLGYADQISNTVVDAIGDVSGGVRLYNPKEAL; this is encoded by the coding sequence GTGAGCACACCCAACATCGGTTTCATCGGTCTGGGCAACATGGGCGGTCGCATGACCGCGTGCATCGTCCGCGCGGGCAGGCAGGTGCTCGGGTTCGACACCAGGCAGGGCGCGGCCGAGGAGGTCGGCGCCACCCCGGCGCCCACGGCAGCCGACGTCGTCGCGAAAAGCGACCTGGTGCTGCTTTCACTGCCCGACAGCGCCGTCGTCGAGGCCGTCGTGTACTCGGATCCCGGCTTCCTCGAAGCGATTCGGCACGGTCAGATCATCGTCGACCTGTCGACGTCGGCACCGGCGTCGACCCGCCGGATCGCCGCCGACGTCGCCGCGCGCGGCGCGACCCTCCTCGACGCGGGCATCTCCGGCGGGGCCGCGGCGGCCGAGAAGGGCACGCTGACCCTCATGGTCGGCGGCGACACGTCCGCCCTCGAGACCGCGCGACCCGTGCTGGAGTTGTTCGCCGACAAGATCTTCCTGTGCGGCGACAGCGGCGCGGGCCACACGGTGAAACTGCTCAACAACTTCCTCAACGCGGTGACGCTGTCGGCCACCGCCGAGGTCATGGTCGCGGCCAAGAAGGCGGACCTGGATCTCAAGACCGTTCTCGACGTCATAAACGCCAGCTCCGGCGTGAGCTTCGCGAGCCTGAACCGCTTCCCGAAGATCATCCAGGGCGACTACCTCAAAGGCGGGCTGACCAACACCCTGATGCTCAAGGACGTGGCGACCTATCTCGACCTGGTGGCCCAGCTGGGGGTCGCGAGTCTCAACGCCCCTGGGCCCGTCGCGGCCTTCGGCCTCGCGCGCCAACTCGGTTACGCCGACCAGATCAGCAACACCGTCGTCGACGCGATCGGCGACGTGTCGGGCGGAGTCCGCCTGTACAACCCGAAGGAGGCTTTGTGA
- a CDS encoding SDR family NAD(P)-dependent oxidoreductase, protein MTGPTPGRFAGRVAVITGAASGLGRASAQRLAADGAHVVAVDINGDAVEELAAALPTESIGVRADISQEADVEAYVAAGVGKFGRIDLHHLNAGIFGSFAALPDLTVDDFERVMAVNVRGQFLGLRAAFRLYRAQDTRGSIAVTASIAGHTGSADLLPYQTSKHAVVGLVHAAAVYGGPLGIRVNGVAPGIVPTELFAAAASASGGKNDMVKRASTTPLRRAGTADEIAGVVSFVLSDDAAYMTGEILAVDGGASIINTVRPSGGAGAWDTRAVDDALYGKEWRL, encoded by the coding sequence ATGACCGGGCCCACGCCGGGCCGGTTCGCGGGCCGCGTCGCCGTGATCACCGGGGCGGCGTCCGGGCTCGGCCGCGCATCGGCACAGCGCCTCGCCGCCGACGGCGCCCACGTCGTCGCGGTCGACATCAACGGCGACGCGGTCGAGGAACTGGCCGCGGCCCTGCCCACCGAGTCCATCGGCGTGCGGGCCGACATCTCGCAGGAAGCAGACGTCGAAGCCTACGTCGCCGCCGGGGTCGGGAAGTTCGGGCGCATCGACCTGCACCACCTCAACGCAGGCATCTTCGGCAGCTTCGCCGCGCTACCCGATCTGACGGTCGACGATTTCGAACGTGTGATGGCGGTCAACGTGCGGGGACAGTTCCTCGGCCTGCGGGCCGCCTTCCGGCTCTACCGCGCACAGGACACCCGCGGATCGATTGCGGTCACGGCATCCATTGCCGGACATACCGGTTCGGCCGACCTGCTGCCGTACCAGACCTCCAAGCACGCCGTCGTCGGGCTCGTGCACGCCGCGGCGGTCTACGGCGGGCCGCTCGGCATCCGCGTCAACGGGGTGGCCCCCGGAATCGTGCCGACCGAACTGTTCGCCGCGGCTGCCTCGGCCTCTGGCGGCAAGAACGACATGGTCAAGCGCGCGTCGACGACACCGCTGCGCCGGGCGGGCACCGCAGACGAGATCGCGGGCGTGGTCTCGTTCGTGCTGAGCGACGACGCCGCGTACATGACCGGCGAGATCCTCGCCGTCGACGGCGGCGCCTCGATCATCAACACCGTGCGGCCCTCCGGTGGCGCGGGAGCCTGGGACACGCGGGCCGTCGACGACGCGCTCTACGGAAAGGAGTGGCGCTTGTGA
- a CDS encoding N-acyl homoserine lactonase family protein has product MSPDNTNYRVTIVKFGERSTHKSDVYLNHHIYGQPDDPIRMDYFFWVVQNAERTIVVDTGFSKHGGESRNRTFVIDPARAYAALGVDPDTAPDVVVTHAHYDHIGNLDLFPKSRYVIAQREYDFWTGPLATRKQFHWSVEDDEIAVLATAHTQGRVHTWSASLELAPGITLLEVGGHTPGQAILLVPTDEGTVLLTSDAVHFYEELDADMPFAFVADLPAMYTGFDTITDLVSAGRVAHVVPGHDPSTLSRFTAVTEGELAGLAATIGSLS; this is encoded by the coding sequence TTGAGCCCCGACAACACGAACTACCGGGTGACGATCGTCAAGTTCGGCGAGCGTTCGACCCACAAGTCGGACGTGTACCTCAACCACCACATCTACGGTCAGCCCGACGATCCCATCCGGATGGACTACTTCTTCTGGGTGGTGCAGAACGCCGAACGCACGATCGTCGTCGACACCGGGTTCTCCAAACACGGTGGCGAGTCCCGCAACCGCACGTTCGTCATCGATCCGGCCCGCGCATACGCCGCACTGGGAGTGGATCCCGACACCGCGCCGGACGTGGTCGTCACGCACGCCCACTACGACCACATCGGCAACCTGGACCTGTTCCCCAAGTCCAGATACGTGATCGCACAACGCGAATACGATTTCTGGACCGGACCGCTCGCGACGCGCAAACAGTTCCACTGGTCGGTCGAGGACGACGAGATCGCCGTGCTCGCCACCGCGCACACCCAAGGCCGCGTGCACACCTGGTCCGCCTCGCTCGAGCTCGCCCCTGGCATCACGCTGCTGGAGGTCGGCGGGCACACGCCCGGTCAGGCCATCCTGCTGGTGCCGACCGACGAGGGGACGGTGCTGCTGACCTCCGACGCGGTGCACTTCTACGAAGAACTCGACGCGGACATGCCGTTCGCGTTCGTTGCCGACCTACCGGCGATGTACACGGGTTTCGACACCATCACCGATCTGGTGTCCGCCGGTCGCGTCGCCCACGTCGTCCCCGGCCATGACCCGAGCACCCTGTCCCGTTTCACCGCCGTCACCGAGGGAGAACTCGCCGGTCTGGCCGCGACGATCGGCTCGCTGTCATGA
- a CDS encoding MFS transporter yields the protein MDKPTSGNTAGHPQSRARITVAVGIGNFMEWFDFAVYGFFAAIIGELFFPPGTSPLVALLSSLAVFAVGFVMRPLGGFVLGPIGDKYGRRTQLAVSVVAMGTATTLIGALPDYTAIGIAAPCLLVLLRCVQGLSAGGEWTGSAAFLVESTPANRRGIFASVVSGTAALATIAGSLFALFLNSVLTEDQILGWGWRVPFLMAAPLALIGLYIRSRLSETPVFEKVKAQNAVQAPDRLAVFRGFRDNLKPILLTLAIAAVQGLGFYYLATYVVNYLISTVQLDRGVALGLAAIGLAIYMLLCPVAGALSDRFGRRKLNIIGTVGYVVLPFPVFLMMSGGQGVAVVAGISILSLAQCLVSVTTVVMLVELFPASTRASSSALGFNFALAFIAGPGPFIAAWIAGTTGSAVAPAGYLVLVAAIALVVIVPWLPETAGRNISSDEPAGEHPGDSVAALRAEPRTDTVGSKGTN from the coding sequence GTGGACAAACCAACATCCGGAAACACCGCCGGCCATCCGCAGAGCCGCGCCCGGATCACCGTCGCCGTCGGCATCGGCAACTTCATGGAATGGTTCGACTTCGCGGTCTACGGCTTCTTCGCCGCGATCATCGGTGAGCTGTTCTTCCCACCCGGCACCTCACCTCTGGTCGCGCTGCTGTCGTCGCTCGCGGTGTTCGCGGTCGGGTTCGTCATGCGTCCCCTCGGCGGATTCGTGCTCGGCCCTATCGGCGACAAGTACGGCCGCAGAACGCAATTGGCCGTCTCAGTCGTCGCGATGGGCACCGCGACCACGCTCATCGGCGCGCTTCCCGACTACACAGCCATCGGTATCGCGGCACCCTGCCTGCTCGTGCTGCTGCGGTGTGTGCAGGGCCTTTCGGCGGGCGGCGAGTGGACCGGTTCCGCCGCGTTCCTGGTCGAGTCGACCCCCGCGAACCGACGCGGCATCTTCGCGAGCGTGGTCTCGGGCACGGCCGCACTCGCGACCATCGCAGGCAGTCTGTTCGCATTGTTCCTCAACTCGGTGCTCACCGAGGATCAGATCCTCGGCTGGGGCTGGCGCGTGCCGTTCCTCATGGCCGCCCCGCTGGCGCTCATCGGCCTCTACATCCGGTCGCGCCTGTCCGAGACTCCGGTGTTCGAAAAGGTCAAGGCGCAGAACGCGGTTCAGGCGCCGGACCGGCTCGCGGTGTTCCGCGGGTTCCGCGACAACCTGAAACCGATCTTGCTGACGCTGGCGATCGCCGCGGTGCAGGGTCTGGGTTTCTACTACCTCGCGACCTACGTCGTGAACTATCTGATCTCCACCGTGCAGTTGGATCGCGGTGTCGCACTTGGCCTCGCGGCCATCGGTCTGGCGATCTACATGCTGCTGTGTCCGGTCGCCGGCGCGCTGTCGGACCGCTTCGGCCGTCGCAAACTCAACATCATCGGCACGGTCGGCTACGTCGTGCTGCCGTTCCCGGTGTTCCTGATGATGTCGGGCGGTCAGGGCGTCGCCGTCGTCGCCGGGATCAGCATCCTGAGCCTGGCCCAGTGCCTGGTCAGCGTCACCACGGTGGTGATGCTCGTCGAGTTGTTCCCCGCCTCGACGCGCGCATCGAGTAGCGCACTGGGCTTCAACTTCGCGCTGGCCTTCATCGCCGGGCCGGGCCCGTTCATCGCGGCCTGGATCGCGGGCACCACGGGCAGCGCGGTCGCCCCGGCCGGCTACCTCGTGCTGGTTGCGGCGATCGCCCTGGTGGTCATCGTGCCCTGGCTTCCCGAGACGGCGGGCCGCAACATCTCCTCCGACGAGCCCGCCGGCGAGCATCCTGGGGACAGCGTTGCCGCGTTGCGGGCGGAACCGCGGACAGACACAGTCGGATCGAAGGGAACGAATTGA
- a CDS encoding GntR family transcriptional regulator gives MPGNSLAESWPVAPVGRTAAPLREQVIATLRQAILDFHLVPGQRLVERELIENLGVSRTTIREALRELASEGLVTVVPQRGAIVSAPSLEDAADLYEVRASLESLMVQRFVERASDDQVTQLEGTVAEFAAVVNSGAEVREVLAAKTKFYVVLTAGASCNAVQQLLEAIQARVQALRATSLAEPGRAHDVIAELEGIVGAVRARDAARASTLMADHVRTAAHTALAHLKNA, from the coding sequence ATGCCTGGCAATTCGCTCGCCGAATCGTGGCCGGTCGCGCCGGTCGGCCGCACCGCCGCGCCGCTACGGGAACAGGTCATCGCGACGCTGCGGCAGGCGATCCTCGATTTCCACCTCGTACCGGGGCAGCGGCTGGTGGAACGTGAGCTCATCGAGAACCTCGGTGTCTCGCGCACCACGATTCGCGAAGCGTTGCGCGAGCTCGCCTCCGAGGGACTCGTGACGGTCGTGCCGCAACGTGGCGCCATCGTCAGCGCACCCTCGCTGGAGGACGCGGCGGACCTCTATGAGGTGCGCGCCTCGCTCGAGTCGCTCATGGTGCAGCGGTTCGTCGAGCGGGCGAGCGACGATCAGGTGACCCAGCTCGAGGGCACGGTGGCGGAATTCGCCGCCGTCGTGAACTCCGGCGCCGAGGTGCGCGAGGTGCTGGCCGCGAAGACCAAGTTCTACGTGGTGCTGACCGCGGGCGCGTCGTGCAACGCCGTCCAGCAACTGCTGGAGGCCATCCAGGCCAGGGTGCAGGCGTTGCGTGCCACTTCACTCGCCGAGCCGGGACGAGCGCACGACGTGATCGCCGAGCTCGAAGGCATCGTCGGCGCGGTCAGGGCCCGCGACGCCGCACGCGCGTCGACACTCATGGCCGACCATGTCCGCACGGCAGCGCACACCGCGCTGGCGCATCTGAAGAACGCCTGA
- a CDS encoding N-acyl homoserine lactonase family protein, with the protein MTEGSVPLSVWQVKYGERVVRRSDVLHDYAQYGLPDGNLDMDYNFWVVRGRQNGQAKTILVDTGYDIPARDWLGEISVTPPPEGLKLVDVDPSEVDMVITSHFHYDHIGFLHLFANAQVVSGRTEYDYWFGKWEADALDGEFTTAENLEPVRRARDDGRLRLVSQETEVFPGITVYPIGGHCPGELLVHIDAATRGLILAVDAAHFYEQIENEWPFFAFTDLDEMKAGLAFINRLAAETGADVIPGHDARVRDRYPAASGKAATVANVLA; encoded by the coding sequence ATGACCGAAGGTTCGGTTCCGCTCAGCGTCTGGCAGGTCAAGTACGGCGAACGCGTCGTGCGCCGCAGCGACGTGCTCCACGACTATGCGCAGTACGGCCTACCGGACGGCAACCTCGACATGGACTACAACTTCTGGGTCGTCAGGGGCCGGCAGAACGGACAGGCCAAGACGATCCTCGTCGACACCGGCTACGACATCCCCGCCCGCGACTGGCTGGGCGAGATCAGCGTGACCCCACCCCCCGAGGGCCTGAAACTGGTCGACGTCGACCCGTCCGAAGTCGACATGGTGATCACGTCGCACTTCCACTACGACCACATCGGCTTCCTGCACCTGTTCGCCAACGCGCAGGTGGTCTCCGGCAGAACCGAGTACGACTACTGGTTCGGCAAGTGGGAGGCCGACGCGCTCGATGGCGAGTTCACCACGGCCGAAAACCTCGAACCCGTGCGCAGGGCGCGCGACGACGGCCGTCTGCGACTGGTCTCCCAGGAGACCGAGGTGTTCCCCGGCATCACGGTGTATCCGATCGGCGGCCACTGCCCGGGCGAGCTTCTCGTGCACATCGACGCCGCGACGCGCGGGTTGATCCTCGCCGTCGACGCGGCGCACTTCTACGAGCAGATCGAGAACGAATGGCCGTTCTTCGCTTTCACTGATCTCGACGAGATGAAGGCCGGGCTCGCGTTCATCAACCGCCTGGCGGCCGAGACGGGTGCCGACGTCATCCCCGGCCACGACGCCAGGGTGCGTGATCGCTACCCGGCGGCGTCCGGCAAAGCCGCGACGGTGGCCAATGTCCTGGCCTGA
- a CDS encoding SDR family NAD(P)-dependent oxidoreductase, whose amino-acid sequence MGRLDGKVALITGAARGQGREMAELFMRENATAVYSADVLDAADTASSKVTFVKMDVTKSDQWSAVVDQIIAAHGRIDILINNAAICLYEPILETTDEVYDRVLDTDLKSIFYGMKTVLPHMVAAKKGSIINVSSIWGLAGVPNSYAYQAAKGAILNVSKNVAATHGPDGIRCNSLHPGYILSPMNEHQAPEINAALIAGTVLGRPGQPIETAYAALFLASDESSYVTGTALVVDGGYLAP is encoded by the coding sequence ATGGGACGACTGGATGGCAAAGTGGCCCTCATCACCGGCGCCGCCCGAGGCCAGGGCCGGGAGATGGCAGAACTGTTCATGCGGGAGAACGCGACCGCCGTCTACTCGGCCGACGTTCTCGACGCCGCCGACACGGCGAGCAGCAAAGTCACCTTCGTCAAGATGGACGTGACGAAGTCCGACCAGTGGAGCGCGGTGGTCGACCAGATCATCGCCGCGCACGGCCGCATCGACATCCTGATCAACAACGCCGCGATCTGCCTGTACGAACCGATCCTCGAAACCACCGACGAGGTCTACGACCGCGTCCTCGACACCGACCTGAAAAGCATCTTCTACGGCATGAAAACCGTGCTGCCCCACATGGTCGCGGCGAAGAAGGGTTCGATCATCAACGTGTCGTCGATCTGGGGCCTGGCCGGCGTCCCGAATTCGTATGCCTATCAGGCGGCCAAGGGTGCGATCCTCAACGTCAGCAAGAACGTCGCCGCCACGCACGGGCCCGACGGCATCCGGTGTAACTCGCTGCACCCCGGCTACATCCTCTCGCCGATGAACGAGCATCAGGCGCCGGAGATCAACGCGGCCCTGATCGCGGGCACGGTGCTCGGCAGGCCCGGCCAGCCCATCGAAACTGCTTATGCGGCCTTGTTTCTCGCAAGCGACGAGTCGAGCTACGTCACCGGGACCGCACTCGTGGTCGACGGTGGCTATCTCGCGCCGTAG
- the hpt gene encoding hypoxanthine phosphoribosyltransferase produces MYAGDIKSVLLSEEQIRTRTDELAAAIADEYRDNLGDDDLLLVTVLKGAVMFVTDLARSIPLPTQLEFMAVSSYGSSTSSSGVVRILKDLDRDINDRDVLIVEDIIDSGLTLSWLLRNLATRHPRSLKVCTLLRKPDAVRTDIDVEFVGFDIPNEFVVGYGLDYAERYRDLPFIGLLDPKVYTH; encoded by the coding sequence ATGTATGCAGGAGACATCAAGTCGGTACTGCTGTCCGAGGAGCAGATCCGGACACGTACCGACGAACTCGCGGCGGCGATCGCCGACGAGTACCGCGACAACCTCGGTGACGACGACCTGCTGTTGGTCACGGTGCTCAAGGGCGCGGTCATGTTCGTCACCGACCTGGCCCGCTCGATCCCGCTGCCCACCCAGCTGGAGTTCATGGCGGTCAGCTCGTACGGATCGTCGACGTCGTCGTCGGGTGTGGTCCGCATCCTCAAGGACCTCGACCGCGACATCAACGACCGCGACGTGCTGATCGTCGAGGACATCATCGACTCGGGCCTGACCTTGTCCTGGCTGCTGCGCAACCTGGCCACCCGGCATCCCCGCTCGCTGAAGGTGTGCACGCTGCTGCGCAAACCGGACGCCGTCCGCACCGACATCGACGTCGAGTTCGTCGGATTCGACATCCCCAACGAGTTCGTCGTCGGCTACGGCCTCGACTACGCCGAGCGCTACCGCGACCTGCCGTTCATCGGCCTGCTCGACCCGAAGGTCTACACGCACTGA